In the genome of Tripterygium wilfordii isolate XIE 37 chromosome 19, ASM1340144v1, whole genome shotgun sequence, one region contains:
- the LOC119986085 gene encoding major pollen allergen Ole e 10 isoform X1: MSKVTLSILVLVFLPSFTTGENLTNVNRQKTWCVAKPSSDHATLAANIDYSCSQVDCRILQKGCPCFSPDNLINHASIAMNIYYQANGRNNWNCYFRNSGLIVMTDPSTLNFSIIFVILIASMSNADYNKKTA, encoded by the exons ATGTCTAAAGTAACTCTCTCAATTCTAGTACTAGTGTTCTTACCGTCCTTCACTAcag GAGAAAATTTGACCAATGTCAACAGACAG aaaaCTTGGTGCGTGGCAAAGCCTTCATCAGACCATGCAACATTGGCAGCAAACATTGATTACTCGTGCTCTCAAGTGGACTGCAGGATTCTGCAAAAGGGGTGTCCTTGTTTCTCTCCTGATAATCTTATTAACCATGCTTCAATTGCTATGAATATCTACTACCAAGCAAATGGAAGAAACAATTGGAATTGCTATTTCAGAAACTCTGGTCTTATCGTCATGACCGATCCAAGTACGCTAAATTTCTCCATAATCTTT GTTATTCTAATTGCATCTATGAGTAATGCTGATTACAACAAGAAGACTGCATga
- the LOC119986085 gene encoding glucan endo-1,3-beta-glucosidase isoform X2: protein MSKVTLSILVLVFLPSFTTGENLTNVNRQKTWCVAKPSSDHATLAANIDYSCSQVDCRILQKGCPCFSPDNLINHASIAMNIYYQANGRNNWNCYFRNSGLIVMTDPSYSNCIYE, encoded by the exons ATGTCTAAAGTAACTCTCTCAATTCTAGTACTAGTGTTCTTACCGTCCTTCACTAcag GAGAAAATTTGACCAATGTCAACAGACAG aaaaCTTGGTGCGTGGCAAAGCCTTCATCAGACCATGCAACATTGGCAGCAAACATTGATTACTCGTGCTCTCAAGTGGACTGCAGGATTCTGCAAAAGGGGTGTCCTTGTTTCTCTCCTGATAATCTTATTAACCATGCTTCAATTGCTATGAATATCTACTACCAAGCAAATGGAAGAAACAATTGGAATTGCTATTTCAGAAACTCTGGTCTTATCGTCATGACCGATCCAA GTTATTCTAATTGCATCTATGAGTAA
- the LOC119985112 gene encoding receptor-like serine/threonine-protein kinase At1g78530: MVYEDGFSGGKMVMFRSAMLQSLTSEAFLKMTLKLSNKDIIGSGGYGTVYRMSITDSIAFAVKRLNRGSADRDRGFERELEAMGDIKHRNIVTLHGYYTAPHYNLLIYELMPNGSLDAFLHGKSMDRKILDWPSRYKIALGAARGIAYLHHDCIPHIIHRDIKSSNILLDDSMEARVSDFGLATLMEPDQTHVSTLVAGTFGYLAPEYFDTGRATIKGDVYSFGAVLLELLTGKKPTDEAFFEEGTKLVTWVKAVVEDERTEHVVDSSLECYPAKEIDYVFKIAFMCLETEPSKRPTMTEVVKMLEQIKSASALKTFLMVA; the protein is encoded by the exons atggTGTATGAAGATGGCTTCTCAG GTGGGAAGATGGTGATGTTCAGGTCAGCAATGTTACAATCCCTAACGTCGGAGGCGTTCTTGAAGATGACATTGAAATTGAGCAACAAAGACATCATTGGCTCTGGGGGTTATGGAACTGTTTATCGAATGTCCATCACTGACTCCATAGCCTTTGCTGTGAAAAGACTAAACAGGGGAAGTGCAGACAGAGATCGAGGTTTCGAGAGAGAGCTAGAGGCGATGGGGGATATCAAGCACCGTAACATTGTCACTCTTCATGGATATTACACTGCACCTCATTATAATCTTCTCATATATGAGCTCATGCCCAATGGAAGTCTGGATGCATTCCTACATG GGAAATCAATGGATAGGAAGATATTGGATTGGCCTTCCAGATACAAAATAGCATTAGGAGCTGCAAGAGGTATAGCGTACCTGCATCACGACTGCATACCTCACATAATCCACAGAGATATTAAATCAAGCAATATATTGCTGGATGACAGCATGGAGGCTCGAGTTTCAGATTTCGGACTTGCAACGTTGATGGAACCTGATCAAACTCACGTTTCGACATTAGTAGCCGGAACTTTTGGATACTTGGCTCCTG AATATTTCGATACTGGCAGGGCAACCATAAAAGGAGATGTTTACAGCTTTGGAGCTGTCTTGCTGGAGCTTCTAACTGGGAAGAAACCAACTGACGAAGCATTTTTTGAGGAGGGAACCAAGCTTGTGACATGG GTAAAGGCAGTCGTTGAAGATGAAAGGACGGAGCACGTAGTTGATAGTAGTTTGGAGTGCTACCCAGCCAAAGAGATTGACTATGTTTTCAAAATTGCATTTATGTGCCTTGAGACAGAGCCCTCGAAGAGACCGACTATGACAGAGGTTGTGAAGATGCTTGAGCAAATAAAATCAGCATCAGCACTAAAAACATTCTTAATGGTTGCTTAA